One Drosophila subobscura isolate 14011-0131.10 chromosome U, UCBerk_Dsub_1.0, whole genome shotgun sequence DNA window includes the following coding sequences:
- the LOC117900797 gene encoding uncharacterized protein LOC117900797 codes for MKKNIVCLLGAFVLVIGVSASPNNISQRTYNPEQFALGMNVANPRRILALREEGKALREIEYQRRLDRAKEGFKNLQPELKMYFALSQQIQLDQETVDKEIAKNQVALEMAAKQLAEIREKLLEAKRECPPDQPANREPKPSYQLDRNWQPIRRIRPGLVAVPHNPNWRPNRGIRLGINRVPYNPNWRPNRGMDRDNPYWRP; via the exons atgaaaaaaaacattgtttGTCTGCTGGGTGCTT ttgTTTTGGTGATTGGAGTGTCAGCTTCACCCAATAACATCTCACAACGAACGTATAATCCGGAACAGTTTGCTCTTGGTATGAATGTGGCTAACCCTCGAAGGATTTTGGCTTTGCGAGAGGAGGGAAAGGCTCTCAGAGAAATTGAATATCAGCGCAGGTTGGATCGAGCAAAGGAGGGATTCAAAAATTTGCAACCTGAactcaaaatgtattttgcaCTGAGCCAGCAGATACAATTGGATCAGGAAACGGTAGACAAAGAGATAGCCAAAAATCAGGTGGCACTGGAAATGGCCGCTAAACAGTTGGCCGAAATACGTGAAAAATTATTGGAAGCCAAACGTGAATGTCCACCGGATCAGCCAGCCAACAGAGAACCAAAACCAAGCTACCAACTTGACCGCAATTGGCAACCGATCAGACGTATACGCCCTGGTTTGGTTGCAGTTCCACATAATCCGAATTGGAGACCCAACAGAGGTATACGTCTGGGTATTAATAGAGTCCCTTATAATCCTAACTGGAGGCCAAACAGAGGCATGGATCGGGATAATCCCTACTGGAGACCTTAG